The genomic interval AGAGTGACAATGAAGAGGGATCAAGAATAAAGAAAAAGCCAGTGCGAGGCCAGGTGAGCTGGatttataatttgaaaatagaGTTTATTTGATACACAAATCAAACATTATATTCTGTTTTTTTCTTAAGCATTaaacatttgtaataataataatagttattttactaTGAATATGTGattttcaaatgtttatgtattttaCAGCCTGCAAAACGAGGAAGAGGACGAGGTCGTCAAAAAGCAGAAACTGAGTCAATTGCCAGTAACGAACCTGTCACTTTGTTTGAGATTGTACGTCAAGGAAAAGGAGGAGCAGCAGTGAGTACTATTATGATGTATCATCAGTTAAAACTAATTCAATAATTAACTTGCACTGTTTCCATAAAGTAATGAAAAACACAAATGTAAATCTGAAAAATTTACTTTTATAGACAATCGTAGATGATTGGATTGAAACTTACAAGACAAATCGTGATACAGCTTTGCTGGACTTGATCAACTTTATCATACAGAGTTCAGGCTGTAAAGGGGTTGTTACGACTGATATGTACGCCACTCTAGAACATAGTGATATCATTAGACGCATGACTGAAGAATTTGATGAGGTAACTAATGTACagacaattttaaacaattttcttCTAACCAATTAAAGATGAAAAGATAAatcttaacaattttttttaatatgccattttaatgttgcaGTTATCCATTTGACCAAAAATGTGattcaaaaaatgtatatacctgaaaaaaactgtaatttaaagcaaacaaattTAACCATTTACTTTGTCTTTTTCTAAGTTAAAAcattgaggttttttttttaaggaagtgattaattttttttaaagtacaaaaaaaagtctgatttaattaatatttaataacttaAAAATAGGCGGTGAAGTGCGCTCTAGaaatctgtattattattattaactcaTGAAAGTGACCCTTATCCATGTTCACTGTGTACTACTACTATATCTACTGTGTACTATATCTACTTTTTTTAACAGGAAAGTGGAGACTACCCACTGATAATGACCGGTATAATGTATAAGAAGTTTAAGACCAACTTTTGTGACTTCATTAGTGTATTAGTTCGACAATGTCAATATAGCATCTTATACGATCAGTACATGATGGATAATATCATTTCACTTTTAACTGGTCTTAGTGACTCTCAGGTTCGGGCTTTTCGACACACCAGTACCTTAGCAGGTGAGACTACACATTTTGATTGGTCCACGGTTGTTTAGGTAATATCAACCGACTCCAATTGTGTGTTTTCATGTATGTTCTTTGTTTCTTTATTCTtacattgtttaaaagttgtttGTTTGTACCTGGCTCTGTTTCCGGGAAGCACAACTCATTCTAATTAAGAAAAGAGAAATAAACTTAACTTTCGATGAATGATCCATTTTGTGAACATTTATACTGTGAATTTGTATTCAAATTAATACTTGGAAGCTTGcttcttaatttaatttaagtcatattatTGGTGACTGTTATTCAACATCAATCATACTTGCTTGATACTTGCTTGATGTTATGGGTCGGTTAGAAAGCTAATATAGCTTATATGACCCTTCCTGTCTTCTTTTGACCAAAATATAGGTACATAGGGCTCCGGGTGTACACATAATGTtccaaaatgtttataaatttgaaaaagTAAAGctctactatcaaactttatgtgacaaaaaaaatgtgatgtggccaaatatgatgatgtcatatcactactatatttaagcatatcactaccatatttgggtacatcacacttttttgtcacattttgatagtgtagacaaagctttacacatttaaaaatactgtttgTTTTTCAGCTATGAAGCTAATGACGGCGTTGGTGAATGTTGCACTTAATCTAAGTGTAAATCTTGATAACACACAAAGACAGCATGATGCTGAACGTCAAAAGCAGACCTCAAAACGAGCAAGTGAGAGAATTGAAATGTTACTTGGCAAAAGGCAGGAGATTATTGAAAACATCGAAGAAATTCAACAAATGATGAATAACATCTTTAAAGGAATCTTTGTACACCGATACaggtaattatatatttttaaaaaaagaaaagggttttttttttaaatatggtcTACATTATCTACCTTTCATTTTACTTTGTGGACACCTTTCTGCTGGTCCCTTGTGTTCATTATCTACCTTTCACTTTACTTCTTTACTTTGTGGACACCTTTCTGCTGGTCCCCTGTGTTCATTATCTACCTTTACTTTGTGGACACCTTTCTGCTGGTCCCCTGTGTTCATTATCTACCTTTCACTTTACTTCTTTACTTTGTGGACACCTTTCTGCTGGTCCCCTGTGTTCATTATCTACCTTTCATTTTACTTTGTGGACACCTTTCTGCTGATCCCCTGTGTTCATTATCTACCTTTCATTTTACTTTGTGGACACCTTTCTGCTGGTCTCCTGTGTTCATTATCTACCTTTCATTTTACTTTGTGGACACCTTTCTGCTGGTCCCTTGTGTTCATTATCTACCTTTCACTTTACTTCTTTACTTTGTGGACACCTTTCTGCTGGTCCCCTGTGTTCATTATCTACCTTTCATTTTACTTTGTGGACACCTTTCTGCTGGTCCCCTGTGTTCATTATCTACCTTTCACTTTACTTTGTGGACACCTTTCTGCTGGTCTCCTGTGTTCATTATCTACCTTTCATTTTACTTTGTGGACACCTTTCTGCTGGTCCCCTGTGTTTCAGAATTTAGATTTAGTAACTTAAACATAAATGATGTGTACTGTAGGcagttaatatttttttgtcaatatTTTAGAGTTATTAGTTTTCTTGTCATGTCTACAACTGTTCAGGTGGTCAATGCTTAAAgtaatttttacttattttgatCATCTCCTTTCACACATTGTCTTCTTTTTTTGTAGTATATATATCTGTTCTTTTGTGTggaaaatgaaacaaacaaacagttCAAGATCAGATTCCTTCTGTTTTATATGGCAGATAGACCACTAATTTcactattttctttttatataggGACACTCAGCCAGAGATAAGAGCGATATGCATGGGTGAGATTGGTGTCTGGATGAAGAATTACAGTGAGATGTTCCTGAGTGATAGCTACCTGAAGTATGTTGGTTGGACTCTTCATgataaagtaaatattttacaatctttttttttaaataagtagAATTTTTACGATATTACATTCTTGACACCCCTCCTTTGAGCTGCTGCATAATTCCAAACAACTGTTTATTTGATAATAGTGATATTACATTCTTGACACCCCTCCTTTGAGCTGCTGCATAATTCCAAACTGTTTATTTGATAATAGTGATATTACATTCTTGACACCCCTCCTTTGAGCTGCTGCATAATTCCTAACAACTGTTTATTTGATAATAGTGATATTACATTCTTGACACCCCTCCTTTGAGCTGCTGCATAATTCCTAACAACTGTTTATTTGATAATAGTGATATTACATTCTTGACACCCCTCCTTTGAGCTGCTGCATAATTCCAAACAACTGTTTATTTGATAATAGTGATATTACATTCTTGACACCCCTCCTTTGAGCTGCTGCATAATTCCTAACAACTGTTTATTTGATAATAGTGATATTACATTCTTGACACCCCTCCTTTGAGCTGCTGCATAATTCCAAACAACTGTTTATTTGATAATAGTGATATTACATTCTTGACACCCCTCCTTTGAGCTGCTGCATAATTCCTAACAACTGTTTATTTGATAATAGTGATATTACATTCTTGACACCCCTCCTTTGAGCTGCTGCATAATTCCAAACAACTGTTTATTTGATAATAGTGATATTACATTCTTGACACCCCTCCTTTGAGCTGCTGCATAATTCCAAACAACTGTTTATTTGATAATAGTGATATTACATTCTTGACACCCCTCCTTTGAGCTGCTGCATAATTCCAAACTGTTTATTTgataatagattttaaaaatttatatttcagTTGTGCTCCCAAAAAACTGTTGTTATTTTGCATTTTGCctataaaagttattttaaatttgtccCATTTATGCAGccaaaaatgaattaatttgcTCACAACAAAGAAGAAATAGACAacattaaattgtttattcaaattgttttcatttttgtttataatattattaatttaaaggtTGGAGATGTGAGGTTGAAATGTTTAGTCGGACTTCAGAATCTCTACCTCGTAAGTGACTTGGCTTTAAAACTTGAACTCTTCACAAATCGGTTCAAAGACAGAATTGTGGCCATGACACTTGATAAGGAAACTGATGTTGCTGTACAGGCCATCAAGGTTGTCACTCTCATCTTAAAGTAAGTAACAATACTCAGATTTAAGTAAAGATTTGACACATGATTATGTAATGAGCAGCTAAACATGAATGTCCAATATTAAgtctttaaagatatattgtccccctaacattttttttttttacattttttgttaactatgccatttaaatgtcacataatagttattcactttcaccaaaaaaatGGATTggaagaaaaattatttacctaaaaaaatgtaatttaaagcaaaaaatactaaaattgtctgtcagacaatggtttttggttaaaattaaccttTTTTGTTGTCTTACTGCAATTGCCTATTTaaagtatgattttattaatcttcatttttcatgaggacaatacatctttaagtattaAGTCATTTCTTAACTAAAactataaattttaatatttttttaatgtaggtTTAATGAGGATATCTTATCGGCTGAAGATTGTGAAAATGTTTATCAACTTGTGTACTCAGCAAGTAGAGCTGTAGCACAGGCTGCAGGAGAGTTTCTCAATGAAAGACTGTTCAAGCGAGATGATACAGAGACAGGAAAATCCAAAAGGGCTGCTAGTAAAAGGCGTAGCGCCAATGCACCACTTATCAAGGATCTTGTCCAGTTCTTTATAGAGAGTGAGGTAAGTTCTTGTAATACAGAAGGTCTCATAGTTTAGAGACGAATAAGATTGTTAAAATGAAGTAGCATTGTTGATATGTTATTGGGCGAGAGTTTAATAGAGTCTtatcagataaggactataaactgtaggttcaatgtacacatctagctcatgtgcactttaaagaacctactACATCTTtggagatgagtagggggttatccCAGTCTACTAGCTCACACGAGCCACTCTTGTGGACAGACAATCTCTAATTGGCAGCACTGACATGACGTGACCCTTGAGGAGAAGTATGTAGTCATCTAAGTCAAAAATACCATGAGCAGTGATCACTGAAATGGTActatatgaattattattatatattaataatcagTTTTCACACTTTCCGTAGCTTCATGAGCATGCTGCATACCTTGTAGATGCATTATGGGAAGTGAATGAGATGGTGAAAGATTGGGATTGTATGACTGAGCTACTTCTAGAGGAACCAGGACGAGGGGAGGAACGTAAGTACACATCTTGATTGTCCTATTTTGTAAGCTTAACCCGACTCGCACTTTATTGGCAAGATTGATCAAGGTCAacatataaagctctgtctacactatcaaactctatgtgacaaaaaatgtgctgTGCACATGATAtgtcatatttaagcatatcactaccatatttgggcacatcacactttttggtttttgtttatCTCATTAACATAGGAAACAAATTAAAGGttacagtaaaataaattattttttacagcaCTTGATGATCGCCAAGAAACAGCGCTGATAGAAATCATGGTTTGCGCTGTCCGACAAGCGGCTCAGGGTCATGCGCCCGTAGGTCGGGGGTCATCCAAGAAGATTTTGTCAGCAAAAGAGAAGAAAGCTGTGCAAGACGACAAGATGAAGTTATCAGAGCATTTCATTGTCAAATTGCCCGATCTTCTTTCAAAAGTATGTTGCATCTTTTTTCTTGAGTCACGTTTACACTTACTTAGTCTGGCACATACCCGAACCTATATGATTAGATTCCTCCATAACTTGCTATCTGCCATTGTGACAACCAGTTCATCTCTCTGCATACCACCAGTATCCGTCTCTTGTTTTGCAAGCCCATGTTTTGACTGCAATGATTTCTTCTGTGAAGACAGTGTCCAGCAAATGTCAGTCTTCTTATTGTTTCtgttttatttgttcatttacaCAGTGCACAGAATATATGAGAACTGTAATCAtattctataatcataatcaatatatatataaatcaatgatgttgcgtagcactgtgtaaattatatataaatcatgtaaattatagaaacagtgctcatattcgaaacatgatctcataatcgcgtcgagcatagctcataggcgaaagttccgtattttttagttgtatgaaaaaaccgttgcgaattaaagttggaatttattctgacttgttaagcctccactgattgtgaggccgtttgttgtatgagagaatgtatctggtgggtgaaaatctgtgataataccatacatggctctgtggtctagtggtatgatactcgccctgtaagcgagaggttgcaggttcgaatcccgccagagacattttttcatacaactaaaaaatacggaactttcgccaatgagctatgctcgacgcgataataagatcatgttccgaatatgagcactgtttctataatttacatgatttatatataaaacagtgctcatattcatatccaatcgagtttgaacactaccatgaaagccccagtggtctaatggttagggcaactgcatatcaagcagacggtccgagttcaagtctcggttggggcgactttttctcattctcacagattttcctcatctttatcgtttcaaattaattaattaaatttcagtatatcaccgggcggtttagaattaatgttctttgcctactgtgtttatatatatatatataaatccaaaggcaaattactgaaaaaatgacaatgctgtgggtatcagtggctggatctcaatggagatacaaaaaaaaagcaaaaagctaaatcaaaacgataaagtaaacagccagaaaagttagcagagctttcgggcaacactagcccttcatcagtgcaagtcatatgtgtttatatatataaaagtatctcttcggagatcccgcctcgtgaataaaaatactgaaagatgagggcgtatcaatttgatctctgttgcgcgtgcgtacaactgaggactagtgctgttccgccgtaccacccgagaatgttaaagagtcgctatccaatcaagTTTGAAcaaccatgaaagccccagtggtgtaatggttaggacatctgcatatcaagcaggcggtccgagttcgagtctcggttggggcgactttttctcattctcacagatttcctcatcttcattgttcaaattaattaattaaatttcagtatatcaccgggcggtttcgaattaatgttctttgcctactgtggttatatatatatatatatattatcaaaatatactgtataatgatagcactaaaatgattaatatattcttcttcttctcttgTAGTATGGTATAGATTCCGACAAAGTAGCAAACCTACTGGAGATCCCACAACACTTTGATGTTGAGATCTATACAACAAGTAGACTGGAAAAACACTTGGATTCACTCCTACGACAGATGAGAGATATAGTGGAGAAGCATACAGAAACTGAAGTATGTCAATTAATATGTGTTCAAAAACAACCTGAGGGGTAGCATCATATGTATAGTAACGGAAGAATGAGATAAACACACGTATATAGTCAATGCAGCATATACAATTTCTTTTTCATGCACAATTTTGCACACATGACCACCCACTTAATGTCTTACCTGAAagatacagtaacaattttGCTCAAGTTCTTTTTTGTCTTATGTGGGTTCGTCCCGcttttatttcatcatctttaaaaatatttaaatacattgcACATAATAAATAAGATCAACAAATATAAGTCATATTGTATAGTGCCATACAATAGAACTAACATATAAGTCATATTGTATAGTGCCATACAATAGAGCTAACATATAAGTCATATTTTATAGTGCCATACAATAGAACTAACATATAAGTCATATTGTATAGTGCCATACAATAGAACTAACATATAAGTCATATTGTATAGTGCCATACAATAGAAGTAACATATAAGTCATATTGTATAGTGCCATACAATAGAACTAACATATTTTTCAACCTATTTTTTGGTACAATTTTTGTaatctttagttatttatttttcaaattaccAACATTAGATTATGTTATTACCAACTTATTGCAGGTTCTTGATGCTTGTTCTAAGACATATGAGAGCTTGCTTTGTGACCAGTACAACACCACACCTAAGGTTGAGGTCGCTAGAACAACGCTGTTTGATAGTCTGGCAGAAAGACTTACCAGAAGCTATGAGAGTTTTGAAGCAGTAAgtgttttgaatttatttaagtaATTAGGATTAATGAACCCCTAAGTGcaaaaaatactttattattttaatatgttatgtAATGTATGTAAGAAATTGTCTTATTTGTTTATGTACTTTCCGTTTTATGCGTAAAGGGTAGCCATAAAACgacttttgcttttttattccccccccccccccccacccttttttttatatttattttaaccatTTATCTCATCAAATAATCTTTGcaatttggaaaataaattgaatcttgaatatACTAAATTGGATGAGGTGAATTGAGTAATTTACTTTCACTTACAGTAACATTATCATTATGATTcatgtgtattttttttagacTGACGAACCACATGATAATGTTATCTATGCTTTGTCATCAAGTCTGAAAAGAATTACAACGTTTTATAGGTAACATTATTTACTAATTTgtgaatttttttaatttaagcaCTAAGTATTGTAGCTAATGAATGCTTGGTGTAAAATCATCCAGGGTTGTGGCATTACTGTAGTATCACTAATTAGACCTTTAAAATCATCCAGGGTTGTGGCATTACTGTAGTATCACTAATTAGACCTTTAAAATCATCCAGGGTTGTGGCATTACTGTAGTATCACTAATTAGACCTTTAAAATCATCCAGGGTTGTGGCATTACTGTAGTATCACTAATTAGACCTTTAAAATCATCCAGGGTTGTGGCATTACTGTAGTATCACTAATTAGACCTTTAAAATCATCCAGGGTTGTGGCATTACTGTAGTATCACTAATTAGACCTTTAAAATCATCCAGGGTTGTGGTATTACTGTAGTATCACTAATTAGACCTTTAAAATCATCCAGGGTTGTGGCATTACTGTAGTATCACTAATTAGACCTTTAAAATCATCCAGGGTTGTGGTATTACTGTAGTATCACTAATTAGACCTTTAAAATCATCCAGGGTTGTGGTATTACTGTAGTATCACTAATTAGACCTTTAAAATCATCCAGGGTTGTGGCATTACTGTAGTATCACTAATTAGACCTTTAAAATCATCCAGGGTTGTGGCATTACTGTAGTATCACTAATTAGACCTAAAATCATCCAGGGTTGTGGCATTACTGTAGTATCACTAATTAGACCTTTAAAATCATCCAGGGTTGTGGCATTACTGTAGTATCACTAATTAGACCTTTAAAATCATCCAGGGTTGTGGCATTACTGTAGTATCACTAATTAGACCTTTAAAATCATCCAGGGTTGTGGCATTACTGTAGTATCACTAATTAGACCTTTAGAATCATCCAGGGTTGTGGCATTACTGTAGTATCACTAATTAGACCTTTAAAATCATCCAGGGTTGTGGCATTACTGTAGTATCACTAATTAGACCTTTAAAATCATCCAGGGTTGTGGCATTACTGTAGTATCACTAGTCATAGACCTTTAAAATCATCCAGGGTTGTGGCATTACTGTAGTATCACTAATTAGACCTTTAAAATCATCCAGGGTTGTGGTATTACTGTAGTATCACTAATTAGACCTTTAAAATCATCCAGGGTTGTGGCATTACTGTAGTATCACTAATTAGACCTTTAAAATCATCCAAGGTTGTGGCATTACTGTAGTATCACTAATTAGACCTTTAAAATCATCCAGGGTTGTGGCATTACTGTAGTATCACTAATTAGACCTTTAAAATCATCCAGGGTTGTGGCATTACTGTAGTATCACTAATTAGacctttattgtattttaatttactttctaAAGTTGTTTTACTTCTAATAAtgtaattgtaata from Antedon mediterranea chromosome 5, ecAntMedi1.1, whole genome shotgun sequence carries:
- the LOC140049473 gene encoding cohesin subunit SA-2-like isoform X1, producing MPALRGKTAKLIPDDQSSTQGSEYLQSTTSSHGDHSDESDNEEGSRIKKKPVRGQPAKRGRGRGRQKAETESIASNEPVTLFEIVRQGKGGAATIVDDWIETYKTNRDTALLDLINFIIQSSGCKGVVTTDMYATLEHSDIIRRMTEEFDEESGDYPLIMTGIMYKKFKTNFCDFISVLVRQCQYSILYDQYMMDNIISLLTGLSDSQVRAFRHTSTLAAMKLMTALVNVALNLSVNLDNTQRQHDAERQKQTSKRASERIEMLLGKRQEIIENIEEIQQMMNNIFKGIFVHRYRDTQPEIRAICMGEIGVWMKNYSEMFLSDSYLKYVGWTLHDKVGDVRLKCLVGLQNLYLVSDLALKLELFTNRFKDRIVAMTLDKETDVAVQAIKVVTLILKFNEDILSAEDCENVYQLVYSASRAVAQAAGEFLNERLFKRDDTETGKSKRAASKRRSANAPLIKDLVQFFIESELHEHAAYLVDALWEVNEMVKDWDCMTELLLEEPGRGEEPLDDRQETALIEIMVCAVRQAAQGHAPVGRGSSKKILSAKEKKAVQDDKMKLSEHFIVKLPDLLSKYGIDSDKVANLLEIPQHFDVEIYTTSRLEKHLDSLLRQMRDIVEKHTETEVLDACSKTYESLLCDQYNTTPKVEVARTTLFDSLAERLTRSYESFEATDEPHDNVIYALSSSLKRITTFYSCHDLTGWNLYEMIFLLIKQAPKRGDVPEDIYASSIACAHYAIMWYVNKLEDKNPDQDEINRLKKRVTELIHFCAILLIDRNETIKQEAFTTIGDLLVVFSKQLGSDLTYSSLIYVANENLQLRIADFIQEEVFVEEDDDDDDDEGDDSHKIEVLHKRRNLLASFCKLIVFNIIDMRNAAGIFKHYMKYYNDYGDIIKLTLAKSREINKISCAKTLGLSLSQLFLEMREMEYGQEGKAVNQMNAIKELARRFSLTFGLDQIKTRDAVAALHKEGIMFSLTPLEDRQNPGGPPPNIGYLDVLSEFTTKLMKLDKKTVLVYLDRQLRPEMLENTGDEWSALRAYRNSLMQGGDTSSDVSRPPRPPKRPKPGIKRKMALSGVTDDAESRWVSKEDQPHATRSGWKRRRTTDEDISQGTSMSDEATTNSSSQLSWIRPKKTQVKARLSYSTRTSSSFGKQQHQQEEESEEESNDEEEEFQEGQAIRVLAPQARSTPKSPVVVSSHYKYSKCRSQSRSGQVDPVSLSDFAQVIEARDSQAIADRLNKFRIDEHSQASSSGSRSTDSDFQPLQKRIKHTSRQLRGNLRRSKRSILPEAFPEDTPFIEEDTDPSQ
- the LOC140049473 gene encoding cohesin subunit SA-1-like isoform X4, with translation MPALRGKTAKLIPDDQSSTQGSEYLQSTTSSHGDHSDESDNEEGSRIKKKPVRGQPAKRGRGRGRQKAETESIASNEPVTLFEIVRQGKGGAATIVDDWIETYKTNRDTALLDLINFIIQSSGCKGVVTTDMYATLEHSDIIRRMTEEFDEESGDYPLIMTGIMYKKFKTNFCDFISVLVRQCQYSILYDQYMMDNIISLLTGLSDSQVRAFRHTSTLAAMKLMTALVNVALNLSVNLDNTQRQHDAERQKQTSKRASERIEMLLGKRQEIIENIEEIQQMMNNIFKGIFVHRYRDTQPEIRAICMGEIGVWMKNYSEMFLSDSYLKYVGWTLHDKVGDVRLKCLVGLQNLYLVSDLALKLELFTNRFKDRIVAMTLDKETDVAVQAIKVVTLILKFNEDILSAEDCENVYQLVYSASRAVAQAAGEFLNERLFKRDDTETGKSKRAASKRRSANAPLIKDLVQFFIESELHEHAAYLVDALWEVNEMVKDWDCMTELLLEEPGRGEEPLDDRQETALIEIMVCAVRQAAQGHAPVGRGSSKKILSAKEKKAVQDDKMKLSEHFIVKLPDLLSKYGIDSDKVANLLEIPQHFDVEIYTTSRLEKHLDSLLRQMRDIVEKHTETEVLDACSKTYESLLCDQYNTTPKVEVARTTLFDSLAERLTRSYESFEATDEPHDNVIYALSSSLKRITTFYSCHDLTGWNLYEMIFLLIKQAPKRGDVPEDIYASSIACAHYAIMWYVNKLEDKNPDQDEINRLKKRVTELIHFCAILLIDRNETIKQEAFTTIGDLLVVFSKQLGSDLTYSSLIYVANENLQLRIADFIQEEVFVEEDDDDDDDEGDDSHKIEVLHKRRNLLASFCKLIVFNIIDMRNAAGIFKHYMKYYNDYGDIIKLTLAKSREINKISCAKTLGLSLSQLFLEMREMEYGQEGKAVNQMNAIKELARRFSLTFGLDQIKTRDAVAALHKEGIMFSLTPLEDRQNPGGPPPNIGYLDVLSEFTTKLMKLDKKTVLVYLDRQLRPEMLENTGDEWSALRAYRNSLMQGGDTSSDVSRPPRPPKRPKPGIKRKMALSGVTDDAESRWVSKEDQPHATRSGWKRRRTTDEDISQGKQQHQQEEESEEESNDEEEEFQEGQAIRVLEDMQMGF
- the LOC140049473 gene encoding cohesin subunit SA-2-like isoform X2, producing the protein MPALRGKTAKLIPDDQSSTQGSEYLQSTTSSHGDHSDESDNEEGSRIKKKPVRGQPAKRGRGRGRQKAETESIASNEPVTLFEIVRQGKGGAATIVDDWIETYKTNRDTALLDLINFIIQSSGCKGVVTTDMYATLEHSDIIRRMTEEFDEESGDYPLIMTGIMYKKFKTNFCDFISVLVRQCQYSILYDQYMMDNIISLLTGLSDSQVRAFRHTSTLAAMKLMTALVNVALNLSVNLDNTQRQHDAERQKQTSKRASERIEMLLGKRQEIIENIEEIQQMMNNIFKGIFVHRYRDTQPEIRAICMGEIGVWMKNYSEMFLSDSYLKYVGWTLHDKVGDVRLKCLVGLQNLYLVSDLALKLELFTNRFKDRIVAMTLDKETDVAVQAIKVVTLILKFNEDILSAEDCENVYQLVYSASRAVAQAAGEFLNERLFKRDDTETGKSKRAASKRRSANAPLIKDLVQFFIESELHEHAAYLVDALWEVNEMVKDWDCMTELLLEEPGRGEEPLDDRQETALIEIMVCAVRQAAQGHAPVGRGSSKKILSAKEKKAVQDDKMKLSEHFIVKLPDLLSKYGIDSDKVANLLEIPQHFDVEIYTTSRLEKHLDSLLRQMRDIVEKHTETEVLDACSKTYESLLCDQYNTTPKVEVARTTLFDSLAERLTRSYESFEATDEPHDNVIYALSSSLKRITTFYSCHDLTGWNLYEMIFLLIKQAPKRGDVPEDIYASSIACAHYAIMWYVNKLEDKNPDQDEINRLKKRVTELIHFCAILLIDRNETIKQEAFTTIGDLLVVFSKQLGSDLTYSSLIYVANENLQLRIADFIQEEVFVEEDDDDDDDEGDDSHKIEVLHKRRNLLASFCKLIVFNIIDMRNAAGIFKHYMKYYNDYGDIIKLTLAKSREINKISCAKTLGLSLSQLFLEMREMEYGQEGKAVNQMNAIKELARRFSLTFGLDQIKTRDAVAALHKEGIMFSLTPLEDRQNPGGPPPNIGYLDVLSEFTTKLMKLDKKTVLVYLDRQLRPEMLENTGDEWSALRAYRNSLMQGGDTSSDVSRPPRPPKRPKPGIKRKMALSGVTDDAESRWVSKEDQPHATRSGWKRRRTTDEDISQGKQQHQQEEESEEESNDEEEEFQEGQAIRVLAPQARSTPKSPVVVSSHYKYSKCRSQSRSGQVDPVSLSDFAQVIEARDSQAIADRLNKFRIDEHSQASSSGSRSTDSDFQPLQKRIKHTSRQLRGNLRRSKRSILPEAFPEDTPFIEEDTDPSQ
- the LOC140049473 gene encoding cohesin subunit SA-1-like isoform X3, producing the protein MPALRGKTAKLIPDDQSSTQGSEYLQSTTSSHGDHSDESDNEEGSRIKKKPVRGQPAKRGRGRGRQKAETESIASNEPVTLFEIVRQGKGGAATIVDDWIETYKTNRDTALLDLINFIIQSSGCKGVVTTDMYATLEHSDIIRRMTEEFDEESGDYPLIMTGIMYKKFKTNFCDFISVLVRQCQYSILYDQYMMDNIISLLTGLSDSQVRAFRHTSTLAAMKLMTALVNVALNLSVNLDNTQRQHDAERQKQTSKRASERIEMLLGKRQEIIENIEEIQQMMNNIFKGIFVHRYRDTQPEIRAICMGEIGVWMKNYSEMFLSDSYLKYVGWTLHDKVGDVRLKCLVGLQNLYLVSDLALKLELFTNRFKDRIVAMTLDKETDVAVQAIKVVTLILKFNEDILSAEDCENVYQLVYSASRAVAQAAGEFLNERLFKRDDTETGKSKRAASKRRSANAPLIKDLVQFFIESELHEHAAYLVDALWEVNEMVKDWDCMTELLLEEPGRGEEPLDDRQETALIEIMVCAVRQAAQGHAPVGRGSSKKILSAKEKKAVQDDKMKLSEHFIVKLPDLLSKYGIDSDKVANLLEIPQHFDVEIYTTSRLEKHLDSLLRQMRDIVEKHTETEVLDACSKTYESLLCDQYNTTPKVEVARTTLFDSLAERLTRSYESFEATDEPHDNVIYALSSSLKRITTFYSCHDLTGWNLYEMIFLLIKQAPKRGDVPEDIYASSIACAHYAIMWYVNKLEDKNPDQDEINRLKKRVTELIHFCAILLIDRNETIKQEAFTTIGDLLVVFSKQLGSDLTYSSLIYVANENLQLRIADFIQEEVFVEEDDDDDDDEGDDSHKIEVLHKRRNLLASFCKLIVFNIIDMRNAAGIFKHYMKYYNDYGDIIKLTLAKSREINKISCAKTLGLSLSQLFLEMREMEYGQEGKAVNQMNAIKELARRFSLTFGLDQIKTRDAVAALHKEGIMFSLTPLEDRQNPGGPPPNIGYLDVLSEFTTKLMKLDKKTVLVYLDRQLRPEMLENTGDEWSALRAYRNSLMQGGDTSSDVSRPPRPPKRPKPGIKRKMALSGVTDDAESRWVSKEDQPHATRSGWKRRRTTDEDISQGTSMSDEATTNSSSQLSWIRPKKTQVKARLSYSTRTSSSFGKQQHQQEEESEEESNDEEEEFQEGQAIRVLEDMQMGF